The following are from one region of the Chromobacterium phragmitis genome:
- a CDS encoding calcium-binding protein, with the protein MTTSQNSADAVMEQEGGEWEGTPQADVLSGGAGDDVLNGYEGDDTLQGGDGNDTLFGDAGHNMLEGGRGDDRLFGGVDGDLYLFNLGDGNDVIFDNALEKRNEADVNPAYRDELRFGAGIMPQDIELLHVGNDLVLQHGNGEDSVTIQNWFVDKRYWVEQIRFADGTLWTIDDLAQRVIIQTGTDRKEAMSGWMGKDHLIGLAGNDTLNGRQGDDWLEGGAGNDTLNGGEGNDTYRFGRGDGADLVQDSGGRDALEFDKGVNADQLWFRRQNNSLEVSVIGGGDKVVVDNWFGSAANQLEIIRSGDGKALAASQVQALVTAMAAFNPPAAGQMTLPADYLAGLQTVMASSWK; encoded by the coding sequence ATGACGACTTCGCAAAATAGCGCCGACGCGGTGATGGAACAAGAAGGCGGGGAGTGGGAAGGCACGCCGCAGGCGGATGTATTGAGCGGCGGAGCGGGCGACGACGTGCTGAACGGTTACGAGGGGGATGACACGCTGCAAGGCGGAGACGGCAACGACACCCTGTTCGGAGATGCCGGACATAACATGCTGGAAGGCGGCCGTGGCGACGACCGCCTGTTTGGCGGCGTGGATGGCGATCTTTACCTGTTCAATCTGGGCGACGGCAACGACGTCATCTTTGACAACGCGCTGGAGAAGCGCAACGAGGCCGACGTCAATCCGGCCTACCGCGACGAGCTGCGTTTCGGCGCGGGCATCATGCCGCAAGACATCGAGCTGCTGCATGTGGGCAATGACCTAGTGCTGCAGCATGGCAATGGCGAGGATTCCGTCACCATCCAGAACTGGTTTGTCGACAAGCGCTACTGGGTGGAGCAGATCCGCTTCGCCGACGGCACGCTGTGGACCATAGACGATCTGGCGCAGCGGGTGATCATTCAGACCGGCACCGACCGCAAAGAGGCGATGTCCGGCTGGATGGGCAAGGACCACCTGATCGGCCTGGCCGGCAACGACACCCTGAACGGCCGCCAGGGCGACGATTGGCTGGAGGGCGGCGCGGGCAACGACACCCTCAACGGAGGCGAGGGCAATGACACCTACCGTTTCGGTCGCGGCGACGGCGCGGACCTGGTGCAGGATTCCGGCGGGCGGGATGCGCTGGAGTTTGACAAGGGCGTCAACGCCGATCAGCTGTGGTTCCGTCGCCAGAACAACAGTCTGGAAGTCAGCGTGATCGGCGGCGGCGACAAGGTGGTGGTGGACAACTGGTTCGGCAGTGCCGCCAATCAGCTGGAAATCATCCGCTCCGGCGATGGCAAGGCGCTGGCGGCTTCGCAGGTGCAGGCGTTGGTGACGGCGATGGCGGCGTTCAATCCGCCGGCTGCCGGTCAGATGACGCTGCCTGCCGATTATCTGGCCGGCTTGCAGACGGTGATGGCATCCAGCTGGAAGTAA